The Deltaproteobacteria bacterium genomic interval CAGATGCTCAAGCCCCAGATAATAACCGGGCATAATCTCAAGCGACTTCTTATAATGCTTCTCTGCATCCGACAAATTACCCTGGTTAAAATAAATAGATCCGAGCATAACCTGTGTCCATGCCAGATTTTCCCTGGATGTCCGGACATTTTTCAGCCCTGCCTCGTAAGCATTATTCATTGCTTCAATTGCGCCCGCCGTGTCTCCCTGTACGACCCTCAGATTGGATAATCTGCTGTATGAATCAAGAGAAGGATCAAGTGTGAGCATCCGGTTATAGGACGCCTCGGCTTTCGTGAGGTCCCCCAAGTCCAGATACGAGTCACCCAGTATCCCGTAGCCATAGCTGTTTTCCGGTTCGAGCTCAACTGCCTTGAGCGCATATTGAAGAGCGTCATCAAATTCGTGTTTTGAAATATGCGCCATTGCCATCAAAACTGTTCCGTTGTAATTCTTCGGGCTTATAGAAAGGGACCGTTCGAGGCTCTTATATGCCTTGTCGTAATAGAGAGTATCGCCGGTTTCTCTTGCTTTCTGCATATAGGCTGCCGCGAGCCTGTTATAATCGAGATAGGATGACGGGTCGGCTTCCGTTCTCTTCAGATAAAATTTTATAGAATTGTCCGTTCCTTCACTGAGGTTCTTTTTGCCAGCGTTATCCGGTTCCGAGCAGGCGAAAGAAAATACAAAACACAGAACCAATAATATGGATGTAGATAATTTCATCGCAGTATTCTCTATCTTCATACTGATTAAGTCCTATTAAACAAGAACCCGGGACAGTTCCAACATGGGTAAGGGTCTGTCTATCTTGCCCCGGGTTCAACAACTGGGCTAAGAGTATATTTTAATCTTCTCTGTTTATTTTCTTTCTTGTGAATCTCCTACCCACTGCGTAGGCAAAAACCAATCCCGGTATCAAGAAGGAGAGCGCCGCCGTACCGGTACCCGATCCGGTTCCGGCTTTTGCGACTGAGCAGCTGCTTCCGTTATTATTTCCATCTCCTGACGGTGTCTGCGTTACTGCCATGAAATTAAATACCGAGAGCGGGAATAGATCCGTTGTTCCCCCTACGGCCGGGAACGGCGAGTCGTTACCGCTTACGTCCACGCGGAGATCAGCGATAAGGGCGTCCGGTTTAATCCAGTCGGTTCCCTGCAGTACTGCGAGCACAAGTCTGTTGGGACAATCAGGCAGTATCGTGCAATCAAGTGCGCCTGGACGAGGGGGTCCGCTTCCGGGAACTCCGGAGTCGGCTGGGAAATTCACGTCCGCCAGCTGACGAGCCAGCAGAAAGGTTATATCTCCAACGTCGTCCTGAGGGCGTCTTCCGTTCTGGAGGCCGAAAAGTCCAACCGCAAGGTCAGCTGCGTTTCTGTCCAGATCGAGTCTCAGGTAGTCTGGAAGAAGGGCTACACGAAGTAAATCCGAATCAGGTACTAGAGGATGAACAAAATCCGGCGGCAATAGAAGCGGCGCGCCGTTAGGCACTGCTGTAACGCCGAGGGCCTCAAGTAAATCCGCACGCCCGGCTATGGTATTTCCTGTTCCGTCATTGTCCACCTGAGTCAGTGCGTCCGGGACGAGCCCTGAGAACATGGCGACGTCCTCCGCCGGCACCGCTGCGTTGAACTCGTCTTTCATGCCCTCCGGTACGAACACAGTATTGAACACCTGCTGGCCCATACGCTCGATCTGCACAAACTCATCCGGCGACAACTGGTCAGGCCTGCTTGTAGTCCCCCAGATTCCCACGAGACCGTCAATACCGAAAAATCCGTCACCGCGCACTAGATTCTTGGGAAAAGAAACAACGATGTGAAGCGCGTTCACGCCGGCAAAGAAATCAATCCCGCTTGTGCCGTCTGACCTGATTTCACGTCCGTCGAG includes:
- a CDS encoding DUF4331 family protein — encoded protein: MKNQLKVLPAYFMPIFVLVIAFITANALTIQITNEAVAADHVDAPLTTADPQIDITDVYAFLDPDDESRLVLAMAVVPFIQPQDNGNVGFDPDVLYQFKVDNDGDAVEDFVVQIIFDGSGFNQEFRVIGPALPLMTGAVNEILPLPSSIEGNTQVNVTSGVFRAYAGLADDAFVFDFSQFNAILDGSQDVFRQVTSPVLGPLDGREIRSDGTSGIDFFAGVNALHIVVSFPKNLVRGDGFFGIDGLVGIWGTTSRPDQLSPDEFVQIERMGQQVFNTVFVPEGMKDEFNAAVPAEDVAMFSGLVPDALTQVDNDGTGNTIAGRADLLEALGVTAVPNGAPLLLPPDFVHPLVPDSDLLRVALLPDYLRLDLDRNAADLAVGLFGLQNGRRPQDDVGDITFLLARQLADVNFPADSGVPGSGPPRPGALDCTILPDCPNRLVLAVLQGTDWIKPDALIADLRVDVSGNDSPFPAVGGTTDLFPLSVFNFMAVTQTPSGDGNNNGSSCSVAKAGTGSGTGTAALSFLIPGLVFAYAVGRRFTRKKINRED
- a CDS encoding tetratricopeptide repeat protein; the protein is MKIENTAMKLSTSILLVLCFVFSFACSEPDNAGKKNLSEGTDNSIKFYLKRTEADPSSYLDYNRLAAAYMQKARETGDTLYYDKAYKSLERSLSISPKNYNGTVLMAMAHISKHEFDDALQYALKAVELEPENSYGYGILGDSYLDLGDLTKAEASYNRMLTLDPSLDSYSRLSNLRVVQGDTAGAIEAMNNAYEAGLKNVRTSRENLAWTQVMLGSIYFNQGNLSDAEKHYKKSLEIMPGYYLGLEHLAEINAVRGNYAEAEKLYKQVLEINPAPEFYIALAEVYKSQGKEKEAEKLESSALGIYEERVKEGDPGYLRALALYYADKGTNLDKALALAERDLNIRKDVHGYDTLAWVHYKRGEFKKAQYASKKSLATGTRDAQLFYHAGMISIANGDYGKAREYLNLALETNPHFNSEEVSKELKSLNTL